In one window of Chloroflexota bacterium DNA:
- a CDS encoding methylmalonyl-CoA mutase, with the protein MKEKKVKILMAKPGLEGHWRGMIAVSSALRDAGFEVIYGGNMLPPEIAATALQEDVDVVGLSILSSNYMRLVSETIKELKDRGKGDVLVLLGGIIYEEDFPALKKMGVAGVYIPGTPLADIVKSVRELTSKAGQKVN; encoded by the coding sequence ATGAAAGAGAAGAAAGTCAAGATTTTGATGGCCAAACCGGGGTTGGAAGGGCACTGGCGTGGCATGATAGCAGTAAGTAGTGCCCTGCGAGACGCCGGTTTTGAAGTTATATACGGTGGAAATATGCTGCCTCCTGAGATTGCGGCGACTGCCTTGCAGGAGGACGTGGATGTTGTAGGGTTGAGCATCCTTTCGTCAAACTACATGCGATTGGTCTCCGAGACCATCAAAGAGCTAAAGGACCGCGGCAAAGGCGATGTGCTGGTCTTGCTGGGTGGAATCATTTACGAGGAAGATTTCCCTGCTCTAAAGAAAATGGGAGTGGCCGGGGTCTATATTCCTGGGACACCCCTAGCTGACATTGTGAAGTCAGTCCGCGAACTGACCTCTAAAGCCGGCCAGAAGGTCAACTAG
- the phoU gene encoding phosphate signaling complex protein PhoU — translation MKQHDGVTRLSRRERSNIEARTAERRLKDIQDNMVVLADMVYMAIRCSVEALKNRDLALARHIVEDDLKINCKRFEIEKECIQLLKTEQLSESDLRVVVAVLNVIVDLERMGDHAESIAKIAVMLGDKPPLKPLIDIPRMAEKASDMLKRSIQAFMSRDVEAARRIPSDDDEIDGLNEQVFRELLVIMLGNPTAIPRAEYLIWVARNLERIADRITNICERVVFMVTGRMEVVKASNYADEIRPD, via the coding sequence ATGAAGCAACACGACGGCGTCACGAGGTTGAGCCGAAGGGAGAGGAGTAACATAGAGGCGAGAACTGCTGAGAGGCGATTGAAAGACATCCAGGACAACATGGTTGTACTGGCTGACATGGTCTACATGGCTATCAGGTGTTCGGTTGAGGCCTTGAAAAACAGAGATTTAGCCTTGGCACGGCACATTGTTGAAGACGATCTGAAGATCAATTGCAAGCGTTTCGAAATTGAGAAGGAATGCATACAGTTGCTCAAGACAGAGCAACTCAGCGAAAGTGATCTCCGTGTAGTGGTGGCAGTGCTAAATGTGATCGTTGACCTGGAGCGTATGGGCGATCACGCTGAAAGCATCGCCAAAATTGCTGTTATGTTGGGGGATAAGCCTCCCCTCAAGCCACTTATTGACATCCCGCGCATGGCAGAAAAAGCATCAGACATGCTCAAGCGCAGCATACAGGCCTTCATGAGCAGAGATGTTGAAGCAGCCAGGAGGATCCCGAGTGATGATGATGAGATTGATGGCTTGAATGAGCAGGTATTTCGGGAACTGCTCGTTATCATGCTGGGCAATCCAACGGCTATCCCCCGAGCGGAATATCTAATTTGGGTAGCTCGTAATCTGGAGCGCATAGCTGACCGGATAACGAACATCTGCGAACGGGTGGTCTTCATGGTCACAGGCAGGATGGAAGTGGTGAAAGCTTCCAATTACGCCGACGAGATAAGACCTGACTAG
- a CDS encoding response regulator, with amino-acid sequence MNEVNILIVDDDAILCEALSDVVEMKGGYSTERAGTAREALRKAGERFFNVALLDLTLPDMEGIDLLRQLRQLHEAMQIIILTGHTSLEKAAEAVRQGAFACLIKPSSSEEIMGAIQRALAK; translated from the coding sequence ATGAATGAAGTAAACATTCTGATAGTTGACGACGACGCTATCCTCTGCGAAGCCCTGAGCGATGTGGTAGAAATGAAAGGAGGCTATTCCACGGAAAGGGCTGGAACCGCTCGAGAGGCGCTGCGCAAAGCCGGGGAAAGATTCTTCAATGTGGCACTATTGGATTTGACGCTCCCCGACATGGAGGGCATAGATCTGCTACGGCAACTGAGGCAATTGCACGAGGCAATGCAAATCATTATCCTTACCGGGCACACTTCCTTGGAGAAGGCAGCGGAGGCAGTGCGCCAGGGGGCCTTTGCTTGTCTTATCAAGCCATCCAGTTCAGAGGAGATCATGGGTGCCATTCAAAGAGCGCTGGCAAAATAG
- the ade gene encoding adenine deaminase: MGTAIKKISGNVVDVLNSTIYPGTLEIRKGRIAHIAKDKKEYETFILPGLIDSHIHIESSMLVPSEFARLAVIHGTVAVVSDPHEIANVLGIDGVNYMIKNGKAVPFKFYFGAPSCVPATPFETAGAEIGTKQIDRLLKRKDVKYLSEMMNFPGVLNGDPGVMTKIGLAKKYGKPIDGHAPGLRGKDLEKYAAAGISTDHESLGKEEALEKLKLGMKIMIREGSAAKDFDIFIGLVQDYPDQCMFCSDDKHPNDLALGHIDELVRRALRLGIDKMKMLRCACANPVRHYGLEVGLLQKGCHADFIEVDNLTDFNVLRTFISGKLVAERGKTLLPGVAAGVVNKFGARRKQVWDFSVKEAGERIRVIGAVDGQLLTNRLAMAPKVSGGNVVSDTERDLLKMVVVNRYQDAPPAVGFVTGFGLKKGGIASSVAHDSHNIIAVGTTDEVICQAVNLIIEHQGGMTVVDEDAKRILPLPVAGIMSNEDGFQVARQYAELDRLAKQLGSRLKAPFMTLSFMALLVIPRLKLSDKGLFDGEKFEPTSLFE, from the coding sequence ATGGGCACCGCTATCAAGAAGATCTCAGGTAACGTTGTGGATGTGCTGAACTCCACCATCTATCCGGGTACACTCGAAATCCGCAAGGGCAGGATTGCGCACATTGCCAAGGACAAGAAGGAGTATGAGACCTTTATACTGCCCGGCCTTATCGATTCACACATTCACATTGAAAGCTCCATGCTAGTGCCGTCGGAGTTTGCTAGACTGGCAGTGATTCACGGGACGGTGGCTGTGGTATCTGACCCCCACGAGATCGCTAATGTGCTGGGCATCGATGGTGTGAATTACATGATAAAGAATGGCAAGGCTGTCCCCTTCAAGTTCTATTTTGGTGCCCCTTCGTGTGTCCCAGCAACGCCTTTTGAAACTGCCGGGGCCGAGATTGGAACGAAACAGATAGATCGCCTGCTGAAAAGGAAGGACGTTAAGTACTTGAGCGAAATGATGAACTTTCCGGGGGTGTTGAACGGCGATCCCGGCGTCATGACGAAAATCGGGCTGGCAAAGAAATATGGGAAACCCATCGATGGGCATGCGCCAGGTCTGCGGGGCAAAGACCTGGAGAAGTATGCGGCTGCGGGCATATCCACCGATCATGAATCGCTGGGAAAAGAGGAGGCGCTGGAGAAACTCAAACTGGGGATGAAGATCATGATCAGGGAAGGGTCGGCGGCCAAGGATTTCGATATCTTCATTGGTCTGGTGCAAGACTATCCTGACCAGTGTATGTTTTGCAGCGATGACAAGCATCCCAATGACCTCGCACTGGGCCACATCGATGAGCTAGTAAGAAGGGCTCTCAGACTGGGTATTGATAAGATGAAGATGCTGAGATGCGCCTGCGCTAATCCGGTACGCCACTATGGGTTGGAAGTGGGGCTGTTACAGAAAGGTTGCCATGCTGACTTCATAGAGGTGGACAACCTCACGGACTTCAATGTTTTGAGGACGTTTATCAGTGGCAAGCTGGTGGCGGAGAGAGGCAAGACCTTGCTGCCCGGAGTAGCAGCGGGTGTGGTGAACAAATTTGGGGCCCGGAGGAAACAGGTGTGGGACTTCTCTGTCAAGGAGGCGGGAGAGAGAATCCGTGTCATTGGGGCGGTAGACGGTCAGTTACTGACCAACAGACTTGCAATGGCTCCCAAAGTCTCTGGGGGCAATGTTGTTTCTGACACAGAGAGAGACCTTCTGAAGATGGTGGTGGTCAACCGGTACCAGGACGCTCCGCCTGCTGTCGGTTTTGTTACAGGCTTCGGCCTGAAGAAGGGGGGCATCGCTTCTTCGGTGGCGCATGACTCCCACAATATCATAGCCGTAGGAACCACGGACGAGGTCATCTGCCAGGCGGTCAACCTGATAATAGAGCATCAGGGTGGCATGACTGTCGTGGATGAGGATGCCAAAAGAATTCTCCCTTTGCCTGTGGCTGGGATCATGAGCAACGAGGATGGTTTCCAGGTAGCACGGCAGTATGCGGAGCTGGATAGACTGGCCAAGCAACTGGGATCAAGACTGAAGGCTCCCTTTATGACCCTCTCTTTTATGGCTTTGCTGGTAATTCCGAGGTTGAAGTTGAGCGACAAGGGCCTGTTCGATGGGGAGAAGTTTGAGCCGACCAGCCTTTTTGAATAG
- a CDS encoding hydroxymethylglutaryl-CoA synthase, with translation MMSGIIGYGVYVPRYRIKQADVAMPWGSFGMGEKAVCGWDEDIVSMAAEAIDNAVKHAGVKPADVGALYLGTASTPLLEQHVSPILAQVLNLSPHAIVLDFCGSVNAVGTALSQCLIAIEAKKIKCGIVVGTENRPVGPGSDAEVNFGAAAVAMVVGTEGTIADIEGVESYSTLFYDRWRNVKDPWVSNYFDLRFDREYGYQKHIEEACKTLMAKLSKKPADFKYAIFQQTDGRLPAGAGKALGIKNVFPDLTPAIGDVGGVSPFLCMSGVLDQAKAGERILLSSYGSGSANAFSVLVNDNIEKKRSGTKTLEKYIGRKAYVDYPAYLRIMGNIKRVPY, from the coding sequence ATGATGAGCGGTATTATCGGATATGGAGTGTACGTCCCCCGTTACAGAATAAAGCAGGCAGATGTGGCGATGCCATGGGGAAGCTTCGGCATGGGTGAGAAGGCGGTCTGTGGTTGGGACGAGGACATAGTCAGCATGGCAGCCGAGGCCATAGACAATGCCGTGAAGCATGCCGGTGTCAAGCCGGCTGATGTTGGCGCGCTGTACTTGGGCACAGCGTCCACGCCTCTTCTGGAGCAGCATGTATCACCTATTTTGGCCCAGGTTCTGAATTTATCGCCGCATGCCATTGTGCTTGACTTCTGCGGGAGTGTCAATGCAGTGGGCACGGCACTGTCGCAGTGCCTGATTGCCATTGAGGCCAAGAAGATAAAGTGTGGCATCGTGGTGGGCACAGAGAACCGCCCGGTGGGACCTGGATCAGATGCTGAGGTCAACTTCGGCGCTGCAGCCGTGGCCATGGTCGTTGGCACTGAGGGCACAATAGCTGACATTGAGGGAGTAGAGTCGTACTCCACTCTCTTCTATGACAGGTGGAGAAACGTTAAGGATCCATGGGTGAGCAATTACTTCGACCTTCGCTTCGACCGGGAGTACGGCTATCAGAAGCATATTGAGGAGGCCTGCAAAACCCTGATGGCGAAACTGAGCAAGAAACCCGCCGACTTCAAGTATGCCATCTTCCAGCAGACTGACGGCAGGCTACCGGCGGGCGCAGGCAAGGCTCTGGGCATCAAGAACGTGTTCCCTGATCTCACGCCAGCTATCGGTGATGTGGGTGGGGTTTCACCTTTCCTTTGCATGTCAGGTGTTCTGGACCAGGCCAAGGCAGGTGAGAGAATACTGCTCAGTTCTTATGGCTCAGGGTCGGCAAATGCTTTCAGCGTGCTGGTGAACGATAATATCGAGAAGAAAAGGAGCGGGACAAAGACGCTCGAGAAGTATATTGGCCGCAAAGCCTATGTTGACTATCCTGCCTACCTGAGGATCATGGGTAACATTAAGCGCGTGCCGTATTAG
- a CDS encoding Zn-ribbon domain-containing OB-fold protein: MWEREKINQPAPASPLFWRLNAQVYRLIGSKCSDCGHITIPKTMICHMCGSLNQKDYQLPKTGKVHTFCINYTPPPGLEAPIFNVIVDLDGGGRYLGLITEAANPEEVKIGTKVEMVFRKVMTDRGLDIYGYKFRLAEEG, encoded by the coding sequence ATGTGGGAAAGAGAGAAGATAAACCAGCCAGCACCAGCGTCGCCGCTATTCTGGAGACTGAATGCCCAGGTCTATAGACTGATCGGCTCGAAGTGTTCAGACTGCGGCCACATTACCATCCCCAAGACTATGATTTGCCACATGTGCGGTAGCCTCAATCAGAAAGACTACCAGCTTCCCAAAACAGGAAAAGTGCATACCTTCTGTATCAATTACACCCCACCGCCGGGTCTAGAGGCGCCGATCTTTAACGTAATTGTTGATCTAGATGGTGGCGGTCGGTATCTGGGTCTGATCACCGAGGCGGCTAATCCGGAAGAGGTGAAGATCGGCACCAAGGTGGAAATGGTGTTTAGGAAAGTCATGACGGACAGAGGATTGGATATTTACGGCTACAAGTTCAGACTGGCGGAGGAGGGCTAA
- a CDS encoding methylmalonyl-CoA mutase codes for MADHSQDKVSSASGIPVKEIYVPEDVKNIDYDKDLGLPGQPPFTRGVYSTMYRGQLWTIRRLTGFNTPEDTNKRYREEYELGQTGFSIAPDISTAVGMDPDDPRVSADVGHAGVPIYSVEDMEAVFDGLPIERCSTFLADRVGGLLTPAYFLMAERRGIPLNQVRGTTANDLCTWSSMDLGNQPPPDGFLRYAVDLIEWCAEHATRWYPVSFNSYNPRDNGINAVQEMGMLMATVIQYIEEEKRRGRVPLEKFVRRFAFNMAVNNDFFEEIAKLRAARRMLQRIIRERYGIEDPSCGQLRVHVQTSGSTHTHQEPLNNLIRIAYQVMAGVLGGAQSIHANGYDEAVCLPTDQAMLLAIRTEQIAALETNVTNTVDPLGGSYYIERLTNELEERAWEYVKKIEDASGMVEAIKSGWIHKEYKAAIIDYERKLAAGDVTVVGVNKFRLEKEPYKVPVFRPDPRSPDLLIERVKRLRERRDKARVARALKDLEDVVRSNENTFPAILEAVKAHATPGELASIQLKVYGPWLYPIAG; via the coding sequence ATGGCTGACCACAGTCAAGACAAGGTTTCCTCAGCATCAGGAATCCCCGTAAAGGAGATATATGTCCCTGAGGATGTGAAAAATATTGACTATGATAAAGACCTTGGTCTTCCCGGACAACCCCCTTTCACCCGGGGGGTTTACTCGACCATGTATCGGGGTCAGTTGTGGACCATAAGGCGTTTGACGGGGTTCAACACACCTGAGGACACAAATAAACGCTACCGTGAAGAATACGAACTAGGGCAAACAGGTTTCTCTATAGCTCCCGACATCTCAACGGCAGTTGGGATGGATCCCGATGACCCCAGGGTGTCGGCTGACGTTGGCCATGCTGGCGTACCCATATACTCCGTCGAAGATATGGAGGCGGTCTTTGACGGCTTGCCCATAGAGAGATGCTCTACCTTCCTGGCAGACAGGGTGGGAGGGCTTCTTACGCCTGCGTATTTCCTCATGGCTGAGAGAAGAGGCATACCGCTGAATCAGGTCAGGGGTACAACAGCCAATGATCTATGCACCTGGAGTTCCATGGACCTGGGTAATCAACCGCCCCCGGACGGCTTCTTGAGGTATGCCGTAGACCTCATCGAGTGGTGTGCCGAGCACGCAACGCGTTGGTATCCGGTGTCCTTTAATTCCTACAACCCCCGGGACAACGGAATAAATGCCGTGCAAGAGATGGGCATGCTCATGGCCACTGTCATTCAATATATCGAGGAAGAGAAGCGGCGGGGCAGGGTTCCCCTGGAGAAATTCGTCAGACGGTTTGCCTTCAACATGGCCGTAAATAACGATTTCTTCGAGGAGATTGCCAAGCTGCGTGCAGCCAGGCGTATGCTGCAGAGAATTATCAGGGAAAGGTATGGCATCGAGGACCCAAGTTGTGGACAGCTCCGTGTTCACGTTCAGACTTCCGGCTCCACCCATACTCATCAGGAACCCCTGAACAACTTGATCCGCATCGCCTATCAGGTAATGGCCGGCGTCTTGGGCGGAGCGCAGTCGATACATGCCAATGGGTATGACGAAGCAGTCTGTCTTCCCACGGATCAGGCAATGTTGCTTGCCATCAGGACAGAGCAAATAGCCGCCCTGGAGACCAACGTAACCAATACTGTGGATCCTTTGGGTGGTTCCTACTACATTGAGCGCTTAACAAATGAACTTGAAGAACGTGCTTGGGAGTATGTCAAGAAGATTGAGGACGCGAGCGGTATGGTAGAAGCCATCAAGTCAGGATGGATTCACAAAGAGTATAAGGCGGCCATAATCGATTACGAACGCAAGCTGGCCGCTGGCGATGTGACAGTTGTAGGCGTAAATAAGTTCCGTCTGGAAAAGGAGCCTTATAAAGTGCCTGTCTTCCGGCCAGACCCGAGATCCCCCGATCTACTAATCGAGAGAGTCAAGCGCCTTCGGGAACGAAGGGATAAGGCCAGGGTTGCTCGGGCCCTGAAAGACCTGGAGGACGTTGTCCGCAGTAACGAGAATACGTTCCCTGCTATTCTAGAGGCCGTAAAGGCGCATGCCACCCCTGGTGAGCTGGCTAGTATTCAGCTCAAAGTATATGGACCGTGGCTTTATCCGATAGCCGGCTAA
- a CDS encoding thiolase family protein, with translation MSMRGKVAIIGVGMIPFGELFHKSFEDMLQEAFLNCVKKVDKGFDPKDIKAAWIGQWSGGFIGQGSREGTTLATVLGLRGIPVSRIENGCPTGNDVLRNAVIGVASGAYDVVLAIGAEKMRDKPGVESLVAAGGGGGGTLGMHPSWMLGMGGPVIQALYATRQMHELGYTMEDYARVAVKNHHNGVACPYAEYRFEVTVERVLNSPLVCWPLHLLDCCPQTDGAACAIVCRADLAKKYTDKPVYVLGSHTAVEVKDMWDKPNYIEMLATVNAAKGALAMAGVKPEDVDLAEVHDCFTNTELMNIEDIGFCKKGEAAKLLKEGYWNRDGAKPINPSGGLKAHGHPIAATGLGQICENFWQLREEIEPKERQVKLKKGIALSHNVGGNGFGVSSINILGREP, from the coding sequence ATGAGCATGAGAGGCAAGGTTGCCATCATTGGCGTAGGCATGATCCCCTTCGGTGAGCTCTTTCACAAGAGCTTCGAAGATATGCTTCAGGAAGCTTTTCTGAACTGCGTCAAGAAGGTTGACAAAGGGTTCGACCCGAAAGACATAAAGGCAGCCTGGATCGGCCAGTGGAGCGGCGGCTTCATCGGGCAGGGTTCACGCGAGGGTACAACCTTAGCTACGGTACTGGGGCTCCGCGGTATTCCTGTCTCCAGAATAGAGAACGGCTGCCCCACAGGCAACGATGTTCTTAGGAACGCAGTGATAGGCGTGGCTTCCGGGGCCTATGATGTGGTTCTGGCTATCGGGGCGGAGAAGATGAGGGATAAGCCAGGGGTAGAATCGCTGGTGGCTGCGGGGGGAGGCGGAGGAGGTACTCTCGGAATGCATCCTTCGTGGATGCTGGGCATGGGTGGCCCGGTTATCCAGGCTCTTTATGCCACCAGGCAAATGCACGAGTTGGGCTATACCATGGAAGACTACGCCAGAGTGGCAGTGAAGAACCATCACAACGGCGTTGCCTGTCCGTATGCCGAGTATCGCTTTGAAGTGACTGTGGAGAGAGTGCTGAACAGCCCACTTGTTTGCTGGCCGCTACACTTGCTGGACTGCTGTCCTCAGACCGACGGTGCGGCGTGTGCCATAGTCTGCCGTGCTGACCTGGCCAAGAAGTACACCGACAAGCCTGTGTATGTTCTGGGAAGTCACACAGCAGTGGAAGTCAAGGACATGTGGGATAAGCCCAACTACATCGAGATGCTTGCTACTGTCAATGCGGCTAAAGGTGCCTTGGCGATGGCCGGCGTCAAGCCGGAAGACGTCGATCTGGCCGAGGTACACGATTGCTTCACCAACACCGAACTGATGAACATCGAGGACATCGGTTTCTGCAAGAAGGGCGAGGCAGCCAAACTCCTTAAGGAAGGCTATTGGAACCGAGATGGAGCGAAGCCTATCAATCCCAGCGGTGGTCTGAAGGCACACGGACACCCAATAGCTGCCACCGGACTGGGGCAGATATGCGAGAACTTCTGGCAACTGAGGGAAGAGATTGAACCAAAAGAAAGACAAGTCAAGCTCAAGAAGGGCATCGCCCTCAGCCACAATGTGGGCGGCAACGGATTCGGTGTGTCCTCCATCAACATACTCGGTCGTGAGCCGTAA
- a CDS encoding CoA transferase, with translation MQGPLHGIRVLDLSWVLAGPFATMVLNDLGAEVIKVEQPGRGDIARGNGPFIDGLSSYFLSLNRGKKSITLNLAREQGKDIFLKLTQQADVVVENFVPGTMKRLGLDYEVLHQQNPRLVYAACSGFGQTGPYAQKPALDVIIQALGGMMSITGEPSGPPVKPGVSLGDIAAGLFLCIGILAALQERTKSGLGQMVDIAMLDCQAAILENAFARYFATGEVPGPLGTRHPVFTPFQVFPTGDSYVAVAITGEQWPLFCATIDRLDIMDDPRFGDGYLRSQHYEELEPYLTQSFKKKTTQEWLVEFEAMGIPCGPVNTIDKVAENPQIAARQMIVDLMNSGDKPLKVINTPIKLSRTPGLVDRPSPSLGEHTAEVLGTLLGLSQEQILKLRQSGVV, from the coding sequence ATGCAGGGACCACTACATGGGATCAGAGTTCTAGACCTGAGCTGGGTGTTGGCAGGCCCTTTTGCTACCATGGTGCTGAACGACCTGGGAGCTGAGGTCATCAAGGTGGAGCAGCCGGGGAGGGGGGACATCGCCCGCGGCAACGGGCCTTTCATTGATGGCTTGAGCTCGTACTTCCTCAGCCTCAACCGGGGCAAGAAAAGCATTACGCTAAACTTGGCCCGGGAACAGGGCAAAGATATCTTCCTGAAGTTGACCCAGCAGGCTGACGTGGTGGTGGAAAACTTTGTCCCTGGCACCATGAAGCGCCTGGGACTGGACTACGAGGTACTGCATCAGCAGAATCCGCGACTGGTTTATGCCGCCTGTTCTGGCTTTGGCCAGACAGGGCCTTATGCCCAAAAGCCGGCGCTGGACGTCATTATCCAGGCGCTGGGCGGTATGATGAGCATCACGGGGGAGCCGAGTGGCCCACCCGTAAAGCCCGGCGTTTCCTTGGGAGATATTGCCGCTGGCCTTTTCTTGTGTATTGGCATACTGGCAGCGCTCCAGGAACGCACCAAGAGCGGCCTGGGACAGATGGTAGACATTGCCATGCTGGACTGCCAGGCAGCCATTCTGGAGAACGCCTTTGCCCGCTATTTTGCCACGGGTGAAGTGCCAGGTCCCCTGGGCACCCGCCACCCTGTATTTACCCCTTTTCAAGTATTTCCTACCGGGGATAGCTATGTGGCTGTGGCCATAACCGGGGAGCAGTGGCCCCTCTTTTGCGCCACCATCGACCGCCTGGATATTATGGACGACCCCAGGTTTGGGGATGGCTATCTCCGCAGCCAGCACTACGAGGAACTGGAGCCTTATCTCACCCAGTCCTTCAAAAAGAAAACCACCCAGGAGTGGTTGGTTGAGTTCGAGGCCATGGGCATACCGTGTGGCCCGGTCAATACCATTGATAAGGTGGCCGAGAACCCGCAGATCGCTGCCCGTCAGATGATCGTTGACCTGATGAATTCAGGGGATAAGCCCCTCAAGGTGATCAACACTCCTATCAAGCTATCCCGTACCCCCGGCCTGGTTGATCGGCCCAGCCCCTCTTTGGGGGAGCATACTGCGGAGGTGCTCGGTACCCTTTTGGGACTGAGCCAGGAGCAGATCCTTAAGCTAAGGCAATCTGGTGTGGTTTAG
- the meaB gene encoding methylmalonyl Co-A mutase-associated GTPase MeaB — protein sequence MTELIQRMLSGDKQSLARLITLVEAESPQVAQIMRTIYPYTGKAFCVGVTGPPGGGKSTLVARLTSIAREKGLQVGIIAVDPTSPFSGGAILGDRIRMQRHYLDEGVFIRSMATRGSHGGLPRTASSVIKLLDACGKDIILVETVGVGQTEIDIMEAADTTIVVLYPEAGDSIQTMKAGLMEIADIFAINKADRPGADYLVAELEGMLHQSPKQSWWQVPVIATQAVNNIGIAELYEQIECHRRALEQSDMLALKRSRQRKADLLRTIENRIMAQVVKQIEQDGQLAGYLEKVEKGQMDPYSAASEILTNQTLIESWLRRVRQG from the coding sequence ATGACCGAACTGATACAGAGGATGCTTTCTGGTGACAAACAATCCCTTGCCCGCCTTATTACTCTAGTGGAGGCAGAAAGCCCCCAAGTGGCTCAGATAATGAGGACAATCTACCCTTATACCGGCAAGGCTTTTTGCGTCGGTGTCACCGGCCCACCGGGTGGCGGTAAGAGTACCCTGGTTGCCAGACTCACCTCGATTGCCAGAGAAAAAGGTTTGCAGGTGGGCATAATAGCTGTTGATCCCACCAGTCCCTTCTCCGGCGGTGCCATACTGGGGGATCGCATCAGAATGCAGCGGCATTATCTGGACGAGGGAGTGTTCATACGTAGCATGGCCACAAGAGGTAGCCACGGAGGGCTGCCCAGGACCGCTTCCAGTGTCATAAAGCTTTTGGATGCCTGCGGCAAAGACATTATCCTTGTGGAGACGGTGGGGGTAGGACAGACCGAGATCGATATTATGGAAGCTGCGGATACTACCATAGTGGTTCTTTATCCCGAAGCCGGTGACAGCATTCAAACGATGAAAGCAGGGCTGATGGAGATCGCCGATATCTTTGCCATAAACAAGGCCGACCGCCCTGGGGCCGATTACCTGGTGGCTGAACTGGAGGGGATGCTGCACCAGAGCCCTAAGCAATCCTGGTGGCAGGTGCCGGTGATCGCTACTCAGGCAGTCAACAACATAGGGATCGCAGAGTTGTACGAACAAATTGAATGCCATCGGCGCGCCTTGGAACAGAGTGACATGCTAGCGCTCAAGCGCTCCAGACAGAGAAAGGCCGACTTGCTTCGCACCATTGAAAATAGGATCATGGCCCAGGTGGTAAAGCAGATTGAGCAGGATGGGCAACTGGCTGGTTATTTGGAAAAGGTGGAGAAAGGCCAGATGGATCCCTATTCTGCTGCCAGCGAAATTCTCACCAACCAGACCCTCATTGAAAGCTGGCTACGCCGTGTGAGGCAGGGTTAG